AACGTTGGCGAAGACGATCGCCTGGAACAGACGCCGCTTCTGGCCCCGAGCCCAGAAGAACAGCACGGCCAGAACGGATCCGAGGCGCAGGAGCACCCAGGCAACCTCGAGCGACATCACGCCCTCGGTCCGAAGGGCTCCGAACATCAGGCCGAACGAGATGCCGGATTCCACCCACATCGTCAAGACCAGCACCAGGACGACCGTGGCGTGGGGCGAAAGGCGAATCCGCCGGGTGCTCGACGTGTGCTCGTCCATCGAGGGTTATGGGCTCGGCGCCGCACCCCCGTTCTTGAAGAGCAGGCGCTGGGCGCCGCCTGCCGTCTCCAGTGCCAGGCCGCCGGCGCCATCCGGCCCGCCCGCCGCCACGTTGTCCAGGAGCTGAGTGTACTCTTGATCCAGGGAAGCCTCACCGCAGTACGACGTTGTGGCGACGCCAATCTTGATCGTGAAGCCACTCTTCTGCGAGTAGGAGCCCTTGAATGTATTGCAGTCAGCCACGCCACCCAGGGTGCCATCCGCGTAGAAACTGATGGTGTAGTTGCCCGGGTTGGGCACGACCGTCTTGGAGCCAGTCGATTGCTCCATCACGCTCACCCACTCCCAGGTGATATTCTGAACCGGGTTGACCGTGGCTGTCGGCGGCAGGCTGGTCGCGCTCGGTTTGGCAGTTGGCGGCAGGCTGGTCGCACTCGGTTTGGCGGTTGGCGGCAGGCTGGTTGCGCTCGGTTTGGCAGTCGGCGCACTGACCGTAGCTGGGATGGTTGTCGGCAGCGCGCTGGCCTGATTGTTTCTGAATGCAACCCAACCCACACAGGCCAACGAGACCGCCAGAACTGCGACGACGATCCAGATTGCTGTTACGGTGCGTTTCATGATTTAGCGTCCTCTCCGCGGGCTGGGTACAGGTCA
This region of Anaerolineales bacterium genomic DNA includes:
- a CDS encoding META domain-containing protein, producing the protein MKRTVTAIWIVVAVLAVSLACVGWVAFRNNQASALPTTIPATVSAPTAKPSATSLPPTAKPSATSLPPTAKPSATSLPPTATVNPVQNITWEWVSVMEQSTGSKTVVPNPGNYTISFYADGTLGGVADCNTFKGSYSQKSGFTIKIGVATTSYCGEASLDQEYTQLLDNVAAGGPDGAGGLALETAGGAQRLLFKNGGAAPSP